One segment of Panicum virgatum strain AP13 chromosome 1K, P.virgatum_v5, whole genome shotgun sequence DNA contains the following:
- the LOC120702794 gene encoding phosphatidylinositol glycan anchor biosynthesis class U protein-like isoform X1, whose translation MAIRYYWPMVAAAVGFRLVLVLFGGDLHLASRPEVSTPLTSLRRLAEGYWLKQASLSPYSGSMYHGSPLLLSVLGPLTSNRSGGKHAHVYCSLIFVAVDFLAAMLIRGTGRRLQMSRNRSLKSLDLTKSVNNSANVSAGDIASLIYLWNPWAIVTCVGSCTSPIENLMVVIMIYGACSRLAPLAAFGYVMATHLSLYPAILIVPVILLLGYGPDAPPTKVFLVKSSSDSKSGMSEYDKRSSLKVQRFSWMTVLHFIFWLFIWSCYVLLLSSMILKKVGGLSEMFEKTYGFILTVKDLSPNIGVLWYFFAEVFDFFRTFFLIVFNMNILFMVLPLAIRLKHRPCFLAFVYTAIVAMLKSYPSAGDSALYLGLLGLFANELAEMQFTFLLFFGYIGVSLLSPVMHNLWIWRGTGNANFYFATGLAYTCLQTVLVVESVGSMIKHDRKLRLLVTS comes from the exons ATGGCGATCCGGTACTACTGGCCGATGGTTGCTGCGGCCGTTGGGTTCCGCCTTGTCCTGGTCCTCTTCGGCGGGGACCTCCACCTCGCCTCCCGCCCCGAGGTCTCCaccccactcacctccctacgccGCT TGGCGGAAGGCTACTGGCTGAAGCAAGCGTCCTTGTCGCCCTACTCTG gtTCTATGTATCACGGTTCCCCTTTGCTGCTGTCCGTTCTTGGCCCATTAACTAGTAACAG ATCTGGTGGCAAGCATGCTCATGTTTATTGCAG TTTGATTTTTGTGGCTGTAGATTTTCTAGCTGCCATGCTTATTCGAGGTACTGGTCGTAGACTCCAAATGTCACGGAACAGAAGCTTGAAGTCACTTGACCTCACAAAATCAGTAAATAATTCAG CTAATGTAAGTGCAGGAGATATCGCTTCTCTCATATATTTGTGGAACCCTTGGGCAATAGTCACTTGCGTGGGTTCATGTACATCACCAATCGAGAATTTAATGGTCGTGATAATGATCTATGGGGCCTGTTCAC GTTTGGCTCCTCTTGCTGCCTTTGGATATGTTATGGCCACACACCTCTCTCTTTATCCTGCAATTCTAATTGTACCG GTCATTCTTTTGTTGGGGTATGGTCCAGATGCTCCTCCAACAAAAGTATTTCTTGTGAAAAGCTCAAGTGACAGTAAAAGTGGCATGTCAGAATATGATAAACGAAGTAGCCTGAAAGTGCAACGATTCTCATGGATGACAGTACTTCACTTCATATTTTGGCTATTCATCTGGTCTTGCTATGTGTTGTTATTGAGCAGCATgattctgaagaaagttggtgGCCTTAGCGAGATGTTTGAAAA GACCTATGGTTTTATTCTTACTGTGAAGGACCTATCACCTAATATTGGTGTTTTATG GTACTTCTTTGCTGAAGTCTTTGATTTCTTCAGAACTTTCTTTCTTATAGTCTTCAATATGAACATTCTTTTCATGGTCTTGCCGTTGGCCATCCGTTTGAAGCACCGTCCGTGCTTTCTTGCATTTGTTTACACAGCAATCGTCGCTATGTTGAAATCATATCCCTCG GCTGGAGATTCAGCTCTGTATCTAGGTCTTCTGGGCCTATTTGCCAACGAGTTAGCAG AGATGCAGTTCACATTCTTATTATTTTTCGGATATATTGGAGTATCGCTCCTTAGCCCTGTCATGCACAATTTGTGGATCTGGAGG GGCACTGGTAATGCAAATTTCTACTTTGCCACCGGTTTGGCCTATACTTGCCTTCAG ACTGTGTTGGTTGTAGAGAGTGTAGGTTCAATGATAAAGCACGACAGAAAGCTAAGACTACTTGTGACGAGTTAA
- the LOC120702824 gene encoding cytochrome P450 76T24-like encodes MPSNMASLLLATVLSFGLILISTYAFQLIAAARHRLPPGPLPLPVVGNLLAIGRGSPHRSLARLAERYGPMTSLRLGVVPAVVISSAAAAREVLQRHNASLADRPVIDAWHANGHRANSVIALPPHAKWRAMRRLCAAELFAPARLDALRPLRQRKVRELLSHVSGKAALGEPFAVREPVFTAAMNILSRTMFSVDLDSGPASSSLGRGLSDAVKEATILAATPNVSDFFPAIAAADLQGLRRRMRPLVVDAHKILDELFAQRLLDREACEPPKNDMLDAVLDKEHEEQQEGSEINRSTIKGLFTDMFVAGSDTSSTAIEWAMASLLNSPQVMEKVKGELRSVLGKKAQVEESDIAQLPYLQAVVKEVLRLYPPVPMSFYRAEATVQVQGYTIPQGTTIMLNIWAVHRNADLWADPEKFMPERFMDGDIDFFSSNKECKLIPFGGGRRVCLGLPLAYRTVHLILASLLHEFDWVLPEDAMGSGVDMTEKFGIVISMATPLKAIAKKKRDL; translated from the exons ATGCCGAGCAACATGGCGTCCCTCCTGCTAGCAACAGTCTTGTCCTTCGGTCTCATCCTCATCTCCACGTACGCCTTCCAGCtgatcgccgccgcccgccaccgcctccccccTGGCCCCCTGCCGCTGCCGGTCGTCGGCAACCTCCTCGCCATCGGACGGGGCAGCCCCCACCGCTCCctggctcgcctcgccgagcgctACGGGCCCATGACGTCCCTCCGCCTCGGCGTCGTCCCGGCGGTCGTGATCTCCTCGGCGGCCGCTGCGCGCGAGGTCCTCCAGAGGCACAACGCCTCCCTGGCGGACCGCCCCGTCATCGACGCCTGGCACGCCAACGGGCACCGCGCCAACTCCGTCATCGCGCTCCCGCCGCACGCCAAGTGGCGCGCCatgcggcggctctgcgcggcggagctgttcGCGCCGGCCCGGCTGGACGCGCTCCGGCCGCTGCGGCAGCGCAAGGTGCGGGAGCTGCTCAGCCACGTCTCCGGCAAGGCGGCGCTCGGCGAGCCCTTCGCCGTCCGCGAGCCGGTGTTCACCGCGGCCATGAACATCCTGTCGCGGACGATGTTCTCCGTCGACCTCGACTCCGggccggcgtcgtcgtcgctcGGTCGCGGGCTCAGCGACGCCGTCAAGGAGGCCACGATCCTGGCGGCGACGCCGAACGTGTCGGACTTCTTCCCGGCGATCGCGGCGGCCGACCTGCAGGGTCTTCGGCGCAGGATGAGGCCGCTCGTCGTAGATGCCCACAAGATACTGGACGAGCTGTTTGCGCAGCGGCTGCTCGATCGGGAAGCTTGCGAGCCACCCAAGAATGATATGCTGGACGCGGTGCTTgacaaggagcatgaagagcagcaggagggcTCCGAGATCAATCGCTCAACAATCAAAGGATTGTTTACG GACATGTTTGTTGCGGGATCAGATACAAGCTCAACTGCAATCGAGTGGGCAATGGCCTCTTTACTGAACAGCCCTCAAGTGATGGAGAAGGTGAAGGGGGAGCTCAGGAGTGTCCTTGGCAAGAAGGCACAAGTCGAGGAATCTGACATTGCCCAGCTTCCATACCTTCAAGCCGTGGTGAAAGAAGTGCTCCGGCTCTATCCTCCGGTCCCGATGTCGTTCTACCGCGCAGAGGCCACGGTGCAAGTGCAAGGGTACACCATTCCTCAGGGCACCACCATCATGCTCAACATATGGGCAGTTCATCGGAATGCCGACCTGTGGGCCGACCCAGAAAAATTTATGCCCGAGAGGTTCATGGATGGAGACATCGACTTCTTCTCGAGTAACAAGGAGTGCAAGCTCATCCCATTTGGTGGTGGCCGACGCGTCTGCCTTGGGTTGCCGCTGGCGTACAGGACGGTCCACCTGATTCTTGCGTCACTGCTGCACGAATTCGATTGGGTACTTCCTGAAGATGCCATGGGAAGTGGTGTTGACATGACCGAGAAATTTGGAATTGTGATCTCGATGGCTACTCCATTGAAGGCGATCGCAAAGAAGAAGCGCGACCTGTAA
- the LOC120702794 gene encoding phosphatidylinositol glycan anchor biosynthesis class U protein-like isoform X2 translates to MLDYFLLKKTGFGIEIHVFNSSSACDCLLSAILLLIILIYTFNAANVSAGDIASLIYLWNPWAIVTCVGSCTSPIENLMVVIMIYGACSRLAPLAAFGYVMATHLSLYPAILIVPVILLLGYGPDAPPTKVFLVKSSSDSKSGMSEYDKRSSLKVQRFSWMTVLHFIFWLFIWSCYVLLLSSMILKKVGGLSEMFEKTYGFILTVKDLSPNIGVLWYFFAEVFDFFRTFFLIVFNMNILFMVLPLAIRLKHRPCFLAFVYTAIVAMLKSYPSAGDSALYLGLLGLFANELAEMQFTFLLFFGYIGVSLLSPVMHNLWIWRGTGNANFYFATGLAYTCLQTVLVVESVGSMIKHDRKLRLLVTS, encoded by the exons ATGTTAGATTATTTTTTACTCAAAAAGACTGGTTTCGGAATAGAAATCCATGTATTTAATTCTTCATCAGCTTGTGATTGCTTACTATCTGCTATACTGCTactaattattcttatttataCTTTTAATGCAGCTAATGTAAGTGCAGGAGATATCGCTTCTCTCATATATTTGTGGAACCCTTGGGCAATAGTCACTTGCGTGGGTTCATGTACATCACCAATCGAGAATTTAATGGTCGTGATAATGATCTATGGGGCCTGTTCAC GTTTGGCTCCTCTTGCTGCCTTTGGATATGTTATGGCCACACACCTCTCTCTTTATCCTGCAATTCTAATTGTACCG GTCATTCTTTTGTTGGGGTATGGTCCAGATGCTCCTCCAACAAAAGTATTTCTTGTGAAAAGCTCAAGTGACAGTAAAAGTGGCATGTCAGAATATGATAAACGAAGTAGCCTGAAAGTGCAACGATTCTCATGGATGACAGTACTTCACTTCATATTTTGGCTATTCATCTGGTCTTGCTATGTGTTGTTATTGAGCAGCATgattctgaagaaagttggtgGCCTTAGCGAGATGTTTGAAAA GACCTATGGTTTTATTCTTACTGTGAAGGACCTATCACCTAATATTGGTGTTTTATG GTACTTCTTTGCTGAAGTCTTTGATTTCTTCAGAACTTTCTTTCTTATAGTCTTCAATATGAACATTCTTTTCATGGTCTTGCCGTTGGCCATCCGTTTGAAGCACCGTCCGTGCTTTCTTGCATTTGTTTACACAGCAATCGTCGCTATGTTGAAATCATATCCCTCG GCTGGAGATTCAGCTCTGTATCTAGGTCTTCTGGGCCTATTTGCCAACGAGTTAGCAG AGATGCAGTTCACATTCTTATTATTTTTCGGATATATTGGAGTATCGCTCCTTAGCCCTGTCATGCACAATTTGTGGATCTGGAGG GGCACTGGTAATGCAAATTTCTACTTTGCCACCGGTTTGGCCTATACTTGCCTTCAG ACTGTGTTGGTTGTAGAGAGTGTAGGTTCAATGATAAAGCACGACAGAAAGCTAAGACTACTTGTGACGAGTTAA